The following nucleotide sequence is from Pelotomaculum schinkii.
CAGCCAGCTTCTTTTTCTTTCTTTTCTTTTAAGGCCTTGAGGATCATTTCCGGAGTAATCGGCACTTCGTAGAACCTTACACCGATAGCGTCATAGATCGCGTTGGTAATCGCCGGGAAGGTCGGCTGAACGGCGCCTTCACCGGTTTCCTTAACTCCAAACGGCGCGGTCGGGTCGTAGCTCTCTACCATATTGGTGTCCATATCCGGCATTTCCATGAAGGTCGGGCACTTGTAGTCGTGGAAGTTGGGGTTCAGGTGCTTGCCGTTGGCGTCAAACTTCATATCTTCGTAAAGGCATGCGCCCATGTTGAACACGATGGAACCTTCCACCTGGCCATCCACGGCCATCGGGTTAATCGGTTGACCCACGTCGCCAGCCTCGGTTACCTTCCTGTCATATACACGCCCGGTTTCCGTATCCACTTCCACCTCATGGATCTGGCAGCTGAAGCCAAATGTGGGAGAGTGGCCGATGTTGGCGCCCTGCACCCGGTTGCCGGTGATGATGTCAATGCCTTTGCGCCGCGGCGGCGAGAAATGCCCGACCGCACTTAAAGCGCCAACGGAGTTGACATATTTTTGCACCACTGTTGCCCAGTCGATATTGAACTTGGGCTCGAACATGGAATAGATCTTGCGGTCTTTAATGGTTAACTGGTCAGACCGGCAGCCAAGCAATCCGCCGGCCATTTCTTTAAGCTTGAAGTTGATTTCTTTGGCCGCTTCCAGGATGGCATAACCGGAAGCATAGGTTAAACGGCTGGCAAAACTACCCAAGTCGAAGCTGCCGATTTCCGTGTCACCTAATTGAACGTGCACGTCTTCAAAATGGATGCCCAACGCCTCAGCCGCCATCTGGGCCATGGCAGTAATGCAGCCCTGGCCGATTTCGGCAGCCGCGCAAAGCAGGGTCACGCCGCCCTCGGTGTCTACCTTCAGCGTTACTGAGGTATGGGGCTTGTATGACTGGTAGAGGGTATAGGCGGTACCGGAAATGTAATAGCCGCCGGCCAGGCCGATGCCTTTACCGAAAGGCAGCTTGCCGTGTTTTTCCAGGTAGCCCGATTTTTCTACCGCGGTCTGCAGGCATTTCTTGTACTCGGTGTGCGGCACGTACATGTTGTTGATGGCGGTATAGCCTGACTCAACGGCGTTCTTCATCTTCAGTTCGTACGGGCTGATCCCCATCATTTCAGCCAGCTCGTCCAACATGCACTCCATGGCAAACCTGGGCTGAACGCCGCCGAGACCACGCTGGGCGCCGCAGCTGGGCTTGTTGGTAAAAACGTTCCTTACATGGGTACGGGCATTGGGCACTTTGTAGGGCAGGTGCACCATCGACGCGGTGTAGAACATCACCACGACGCCCCAGCCTGCGTATGCGCCTTTGTCCATAGTATTGTCAAATTCTACAGCTTGGATATAACCGTCTTTGTCCAGACCGATTTTCCATTTCATGTAGCATGGGTGCCGGCCTTTGCTCGTGAAGAATACTTCATCACGGTCGTAAGTTACTTTGACCGGCCGGCCAATCTTACGGGACAGAAGGCAGGCCACAAATTCCGATGAGGCTGCCTCGCCCTTGCCGCCGAAACCGCCGCCCACTGCGGGGAGCGTAACCCGGATCTTGCTCATGGGCATTTCTAATACGATGGACATCTGGCGGTGCAGGTAGTGCGGAACCTGGCTGCTGGCCCACAGGTGCAGCTGGCCGCTCTGGGTGTCATAGCTGGCCAAGGCGGACATCGGCTCGATATAGCCGTGCTGCGGCCGGCCGGTTTTGAATTCTCTTTCTAAAATGTACTCGCACTTTTCAAAGGCTTTGTCCACGTCGCCGTAGATCTGCTCACCTGTGTGCAGGAAGTTGCCCGGTTTATCTTCATGAATCAGTACTTCATCTGCGCGCGCCATAGACTCAAAGGGATCCAATAACACCGGCAGGGGCTCGTATTCTACTTCAATCAGGTCGCAGGCGGCCTCAGCGGTCTCTTCATCAATGGCGGCAACAGCGGCCACGCCTTCACCATAAAAGCGAACCTTGTCTACGGCCAGAGCGGTCTCGTTGGCCGACTGGGGCACGATACCCCATTTGTTGGGAGCTTCGTCTCCGGTGAGTACTGCCAGTACTCCCGGCAATGCCAGCGCCTTGCTGCAGTCGATCTTTTTAATTTTGGCGTGCGCGTATTCCTTGCAGCGCTTAATTTTCCCATACACCATACCCGGCAGCACCATGTCGGCGGTATAAATCGCTTCACCTTTAGCCTTGGCCGGGCCGTCTATCCGCGGAAAGCTTTTTCCTATCTGGGTGAACCTTCTCTCATCCAGATATGAAGGTTTCCCTTCACGTACATAATTTTCTCTCTTATCCCAGGCTCCCATTACTTCACCCCCGTTTCAGAAGCTACTTCAATGGCTTCGATAATTCTCTTAAAACCGGTACAGCGGCAGATGTTTCCGGACATCTCGTGCTTGATGTCATATATGCTGGGCTTGGGATTCCTGTTCAGAAGCCCGGTGGCCGACATGAGCATGCCCGGTGTGCAGAAACCGCACTGGATCGCGCCATGGTTGACAAATGCCGCCTGAAGCGGGTTCAGTTCGCCGTTCGGCAGGGCCAGCCCTTCTACAGTGGTAATCTTCTTGCCGTTGCAGGTGATTGCCAGCGTGATGCAGGACAATACGGGTTTGCCTTCCACCAGCACGGTGCACGCCCCGCAGTCGCCCATCCCGCAGCCTTTCTTGGTGCCGGTGAGTCCTACTTTTCTCCTGATTACATCAGCCAGCAAGTCCCTGGGGCTAACAGCCAGATCATAAACCCGGCCATTTATATCCAAGCTTATCAGTTGTTTCATCACTTACACCTCCTGAGCGGCGGCAAACGCCTCTTTGAGTAGTCTGCGGGCCAGCACCCCTACGATTTCGCTCCGGTATTCCTCGGAGGCCCGGATGTCGGTAATCGGCTTCGCTTCGCCCTGAGCCGCTTCAGCCGCTTTCGCTGCTAATTCATCGCTAAATTTCTGCCCGGTCAGGAGTGCGGGAACTGCTGTGGATACCAGCGGTTTGATGAAAACCGAGCCCATGACCAGTTTTACACTCTTGACAGTCTTTTTGTCAGCTTCCAGTTCAAGGGCGACCGCCATGTTGACACAGTCAATTTCATTGGCGTCCCTGGCGCCCATATAGGCATATTTGGCTACCAACTTCGGAGAGGGTTCCGGCAGCTTAAACTTGGTCAGGATCTCGCCTTCCTTGAGGTCGATCTTTCTGACACCCTGGATGAACGCTTCCAGTGGCAT
It contains:
- a CDS encoding xanthine dehydrogenase family protein molybdopterin-binding subunit, with the protein product MGAWDKRENYVREGKPSYLDERRFTQIGKSFPRIDGPAKAKGEAIYTADMVLPGMVYGKIKRCKEYAHAKIKKIDCSKALALPGVLAVLTGDEAPNKWGIVPQSANETALAVDKVRFYGEGVAAVAAIDEETAEAACDLIEVEYEPLPVLLDPFESMARADEVLIHEDKPGNFLHTGEQIYGDVDKAFEKCEYILEREFKTGRPQHGYIEPMSALASYDTQSGQLHLWASSQVPHYLHRQMSIVLEMPMSKIRVTLPAVGGGFGGKGEAASSEFVACLLSRKIGRPVKVTYDRDEVFFTSKGRHPCYMKWKIGLDKDGYIQAVEFDNTMDKGAYAGWGVVVMFYTASMVHLPYKVPNARTHVRNVFTNKPSCGAQRGLGGVQPRFAMECMLDELAEMMGISPYELKMKNAVESGYTAINNMYVPHTEYKKCLQTAVEKSGYLEKHGKLPFGKGIGLAGGYYISGTAYTLYQSYKPHTSVTLKVDTEGGVTLLCAAAEIGQGCITAMAQMAAEALGIHFEDVHVQLGDTEIGSFDLGSFASRLTYASGYAILEAAKEINFKLKEMAGGLLGCRSDQLTIKDRKIYSMFEPKFNIDWATVVQKYVNSVGALSAVGHFSPPRRKGIDIITGNRVQGANIGHSPTFGFSCQIHEVEVDTETGRVYDRKVTEAGDVGQPINPMAVDGQVEGSIVFNMGACLYEDMKFDANGKHLNPNFHDYKCPTFMEMPDMDTNMVESYDPTAPFGVKETGEGAVQPTFPAITNAIYDAIGVRFYEVPITPEMILKALKEKKEKEAG
- a CDS encoding (2Fe-2S)-binding protein gives rise to the protein MKQLISLDINGRVYDLAVSPRDLLADVIRRKVGLTGTKKGCGMGDCGACTVLVEGKPVLSCITLAITCNGKKITTVEGLALPNGELNPLQAAFVNHGAIQCGFCTPGMLMSATGLLNRNPKPSIYDIKHEMSGNICRCTGFKRIIEAIEVASETGVK
- a CDS encoding FAD binding domain-containing protein, with the translated sequence MYMNNFEYLAPKTPGEAFEVVSRLGSKARILAGGTDLLVLMKDKIISPEYLIDINNIEEFKGIKYEPGKGMEIGATTKIAEIQYSEIVKEKYPALAHAAGELGSSQVRHMGTIGGNSCNASPSGETPTPLVAYGATVVVSSAAGEREMPLEAFIQGVRKIDLKEGEILTKFKLPEPSPKLVAKYAYMGARDANEIDCVNMAVALELEADKKTVKSVKLVMGSVFIKPLVSTAVPALLTGQKFSDELAAKAAEAAQGEAKPITDIRASEEYRSEIVGVLARRLLKEAFAAAQEV